CTGCTGGCGACGTCGGGCAACGAGTTCATCGAACTCGGCGTCGTCGACGACACCGTCGGCACGTCCGCGACCATCTTCAGCACATACGCGCTCGCGCTCACCGGCCTGTCGATCGTCTTCGCGGCGATCGTGCTCTACCTGCTGTCGCCCTCGCCAGAGCGCTCCCGGGACATCTCCGCGTACGTCTCCGAGGACGAACTGCTCGAGGCGAAGCCGGAGACGGAGCCGACGACCGACGAGTCGGACGATCTCGCGGTCGACGGCGGCTCGCCCGCGACCGACTCGACCGGGGGAACCGACGCCCGGCTGCCGGCTGAGAAAATCGATAACAGTCGACTGCTGGGCGGCGTCATCGCGCTGACCGGCGTCGCCGTGGTCGCCTGGCAATTCTATTCACAGGGGCTCGACGCGCTGGATCTGAACGTCCTGAACTTCGCGTTCCTCTTCGCCGGGCTGGCGATCTACACGCGGCCGATGGCCTACCGGGACCGGTTCGGCGAGGCGTCCGAGGCCGCCGCCGGCATCATCCTGCTGTTCCCCTTCTTCGCGGGGATTCAGGGGATGATGGCCGGCTCCGGCCTCGCGGAGACGATCGCCACCGGGCTGCTCGCCGTCTCGACGCCAGAGACGTTCCCAATCATCGCGTGGATCACCGGCGCGATCGTCAACTTCTTCGTCCCCTCCGGCGGCGGCGAGTGGATCGTCCTCGGTCCCTCGGTCCTCGAGGCGGCCCACGAACTGGGGATCGAGACCGGCCACGCAACGATGGCCTACGCCGTCGGCGACGCCCATACCAATCTGGCGAACCCGTTCTGGGCGCTGCCGCTGCTGGCGATCACGGATATCCGGGCCCGCGAGATGTTCGGCTACGCGGTCGCGATGTTGCTCGCGCTGATCCCGTTCCTGACGGTCGCGCTGTACGTCCTGCCCTACTGACCGGGCGCCGGCATCGGCGGCGATCACGACGAGTCCGTCGCCTCGACGTCCGCCATCCGTTCCGCGAAGTCCCAGCCGTACACCGTCGCCGGCTCGATCGTGATCGTCACCTCTTCGCGATCGTCGTCCAGTAACTTTCCGGCCAGTTCCGACTCCGTATCGCCGAGGTACCGCTCGAGGAGGTCCCGAAGCGTCTCCTTCTCCGGGTCGGGGTCGAGCGAAACGGCACCGCGACCCCTGACGCCCGCGTACGGCGGCTGGTTCGTCGACACCTCGAAGGCGACCCGGGGATCGGCCTCGAGAAAGGAGACGATATCGGCGGACGCCGCGGTGGCACACCGGAGCCGCCACTCGCCGTCAGTTTCGGTCTCGGTCTCGCCGTTCGCAGGCTCGTCGGCCTCCGTTCGCTCGAGGCGGTACCACAGCGAGCACATCCAGAGGTTGTCGGCGGGCGTTCGACAGGCCAGTCGGATCGGAATCGTCGCGTCCTCGAGAAGGTCGATGATCCTTGTCGGCGAGAGGGTCCCGCGTACTTGCATACCGTTCGTACGACCGCGACGACCAAAATACCGCCACCGAGTGCGGCGTCTCGACGAGCCGCTCAGAGCAGCGGGGCGAGCGCGATGGCGAACTCGTAGCCGTAGATGTGGTTGAGCATCAGGTTGGTGATGACGCCGAGCACGAGGCTCAGGATCCACGCGCCGGCGGCGATGCGGCCAATCCGCGCGTGGGCCGTCCGGCGGAGTTCCGCGGGCGTGTGCGTTAGACCGAGGATCAGCGCGAACAGCACGACCGGGACTGAGACGATCGAGAGGAGGATGTGGATGGCGAGCATGATCAGATAGACGTACTTCACCAGTTGCGGTCCGACGAAGTGCTTCGTGCCGCCGCCGCCGACTTTGAGGAGGTAAAGGACCAGGAACAGGAGGATCAGTCCGAACGCAGTGATCATCGCGAACCGGTGTTTCGCGATCTCGCCGGCCCGGATCCAGTACCAGCCCGCAGCCAGTACCACGGTCGCGATCGCGTTGTTGACCGCGATCAGGTCAGTGAGCAGGTTGACCTGCTCGAGGGAGAGATCCGGATAGATCGGGACGTCGAGGAGGAACGTTCCGAGGACGAGCGTGTAGCCGACGATCGTCAGGAGGATCGTGGCGCCGATCGGCTGCTCTCGAAGCCGTCGTCTCGCGTCGGCGGTTGCCATTATCGACCGTTGGGAGCAATCCCGTATCTGTCTTGCCATTCCGAAACGTCGCTGGCAGAGCTGGCGGCCGGAGGCGGCGCGCTAGCGGCGGTAGGGGAGACGGTTGAGCCGTTCGCGGACGAGCGGCCGCAGTTCGAAGAGGTAGCGTTCGGTGTCCGCGTCCGCCCCGTCCTCGCCGGCGTAGTGGGTGTACACGACCTGATCGACGGTCACGTCCGCGGGGAGTTCCTGCGCGATGACGACGGCGTCGAGCGCTCGGCCGGGATCGATCTCGGCGGCGGACACGCTCCACCGCTCCGGCAGCCGATCGGCATGGGGCGACACAATATTCGACCCCTGGTAGAGGAAGCCGTCGTCGCCGATGAAACCCGTGTTCGCCGCGCCGTCCCAGGAAATCGTCGTCGAGCCCGTGTTCCGGACGCGGAAGAACGCGACCGTCCGGTCGGTCGCCGCCGGGACGCCGTCCACGAGTCGCTCGAGGGACACGTGCTGGACGAGTCCCGCGAGCGTCAGGCTGAGTTGCTCGCCGTCGACGGAGAGGGCCTGGTGTCCGGGGTCGTCGACGTCGACGACAGCCGGATCGTACGTCGGATCGCTCGCCGTCGGTGTCGACCCGTCTCCGACGCGCGAGGTCGCGTCGCCGTCGACTTCTGGATCGGCCGGCGATCGTTCGCCCACGAGCGCCTCGTAGGCTTCCTTGATCTGCAGAAATCGTTCTCGAGAGCCACCCTGGTCGGGATGGTGTTCCTTTAGCAGCGTCCTGTAGGCTCGCCGCACCTCGCGTTCGTCGGCGGTCGGCGAGAGCCCGAGGACCTCGTAGTGGCTCTCCATTGATCCGTACTACCGCACTTCGTCGAAAAGAGTCTTTCCGTCCGGATAGCGTCCCCTCGTTCGGCCCGACCGTCCAGAACGTCGACGGCTACTCGGTTCGATCGTCTGTTTCCTCGAGCGTTATCGATCCGTCGGCCTCGACGGTGACGTGGTAGCCACAGTACGGGAACGAAACCTCCCCGTCAGATCGTGGCGTCCCGTTCGAGCGCGGCGCGAAGAGCGAGTCCAGCGCTTCCGGATCGACGATGTCGTGGAGCGATGCGTACGTCGGCGGCCGGAGCTCCTCGGTCGGTATACCCTCGGCCTCGGCGACGGCTTCGATAACTGTCCGGCTTGGCGATCTCCGACACGAGGTGTCGATGCTATCGCCGTCCCCCTCCGTCATATTACCATCCTACCAAATCCGATGGAATAAAACTGTCCTTCTTAATCCCGTTCTTGACAGAAATCCGCCCGTCAGCCTTCGATATCGAAGGTTTTCGGAGATGGCCGTTCGACGGGAGATTATCGATGTTCTCGAGCCCCCGTCTCAGTGACGGGTACTGCTATTCCTATTCTGATAGTTAAGACGATTCGTAACTGATGTGAATCGCCGGCTTGCCCGGCCGCGCCGCCTCGGCCAGTTCGTCGCCGTCGGTCGCCTGACGCACGGTGATGTCGGCGTCGAACTCGTCGGTGACCAGCCAGGCGCTTCGCTCGAGGATCGAGCGTTCCGACGCGGCGTCGGAGATCTCTTCGAGTTCCGTGTGATCGCCGCGAGCCAGCAGATCTGCCACGAACGGAGCGACGGCCTCGCGCTCCGCGTCGAGTCCGGCCTCGAGGACTCGGTCGACGAGCGATTCGGTGTCCGCCCCTTCGATCGACTCGTCGATATCGTCCCGGAGCAGCCGGATCGTCTCGTACTTCCAGTCCTGGGCCACGACGAGGTCGATCTGCTCGGGGTCGTCGATCGCCGCGGTGTCGACGATATCGCGAACGTCCGCGAGCGTCGTCTCGACCAGCCGGCGCTCGCGTCGGTAGTCCGCGACGTCGCTCTCAGGAGTCGGCCAGTCGGCCTCGACGACCAGTCCCTCGCCGCGGAGCTTGTTCCAGCACTCCTCGCCGAGGTGGGGCGCCATCGGCGCAATCAGCGCCGCAAGCGTCAGCAGTCCCCGGCGGTAGACTTCGCCGTGGGGACGTTCGTACTCCCGGTACCGCCGGAGCAGCCGCGCCAGTTCGCGGATCTCGGTGGCGGCCCGGTGGAAGCGGAACCGCTCGTACTCGTCGGTGACCGCGACGATCGTGCGGTCGATCTCCCGGGCGAGATAGCCGTCGTGGGGGCGGCGTTTGACGCGCATGTCGCCCTCCTCGACAAACGCCGAGGCCATCCCGTAGAGATCCTGCTGGAGTTCGTAGGCGCCGCGGACGTTGTTCGCGGTCCACTCGAAGTCCTGTTCAGGGTGGGCCGCCGAGAGGACGAACAGCCGCGTCGTCTCCGCGCCGTACTCCTGGGGCGCGACGACGTTGCCCTTCGAACTCGACATCTTCTCGCCGTCGTACAGCACCGTCCCCTGGCTCTTGAGCTCTCGAATGGGCTCGCGTTGCTCGAGCAGCCCCAGATCGGCCAGTGCCTTCGTGAAGAAGCGCGTGTAGAGCAGGTGGAGGATGGCGTGTTCCTCGCCACCGACGTAGACGTCGACCGGCAGCCAGTCGTCGGCCAGCTCGGTGTCGAAGGGCGCGTCCTCGAGGCCGGGCGAGAGAAAGCGGAGGAAGTACCACGAGGAGTCGACGAAGGTGTCCATCGTGTCCGTCTCCCGCTCGGCCAGCCCGCCGCAGTCGGGACAGGACGTCTGTTTCCACTCCTCGGCGGCGTCTAACGGGTTCCCGGTCGTCCGGACGAACTCCGGCAACTCGATCGGCAGGTCCTCGTCGGGGACCGGCACGCGCCCGCAGTCGTCGCAGTGGACGACCGGAATCGGCGTTCCCCAGTAGCGCTGCCGGGAGATCAGCCAGTCGCGCAGCCGGTAGGTGACGTCGTCCTCGATGGCCGCGACCTCCTCGAGCAGCCGCTCGCGGGCGGTCTCGCTCTCGAGCCCGCTGTACTCGCCGCTGTTCTCGAGGATTCCCTCGCCGGTGTAAGCGTTCGACCCGAGGTCGACGTCGACGCTCGCGTCCTTCGGCGCGACGACGCCCTCGATCAGTAGGTCGTGCTCGAGCGCGAACGCGTGGTCGCGCTCGTTGTGCGCGGGGACGCCCATCACGGCGCCGGTGCCGACGTCCTCTAAGACGTAGCCGGCGACGTAGACGGGGAGTTCTTCGCCCGTGAGCGGGTGTGTCGCGGTCGCGTCGGTTTCGACCCCCGAGAAGCCGACCTCCCCGGGATCTCGTTCGCGGACGTCCTCGACGTATGCCGCGACGTCGTCGTCCCCGGCGGCGAGTTCGTCGGCGAGGTCGTGGCCCGGCGAGACCGCGAGGTAGGTCGCGCCGTAGACCGTCTCCGGGCGAGTGCTGAAGACGTCGACGGAGGCGGTAGCGGCCGTGTCGGCGCCGGT
Above is a genomic segment from Haloterrigena salifodinae containing:
- the leuS gene encoding leucine--tRNA ligase — its product is MTTHYDHAQVQEFWQYVWERDDVYELPADADDPTYVLGMFPYTSGTLHMGHVRNYAITDAYARYRRMQGDDVLHPMGWDAFGLPAENAAFERKTDPESWTQACIRRMRDELETMGFGYDWSREVTTCEPEYYQWNQWFFKRLYEEGLVEYEGASVNWCPDCETVLAAAQVEEREVERSETSEGASGDAASRDTERVCWRCETPVGRRELDQWFFTITDYAEELHDGLDDLEEWPDGVREIQRNWIGRQEGARIGFEVSEALRASNERGEGTEPRESDGTETGADTAATASVDVFSTRPETVYGATYLAVSPGHDLADELAAGDDDVAAYVEDVRERDPGEVGFSGVETDATATHPLTGEELPVYVAGYVLEDVGTGAVMGVPAHNERDHAFALEHDLLIEGVVAPKDASVDVDLGSNAYTGEGILENSGEYSGLESETARERLLEEVAAIEDDVTYRLRDWLISRQRYWGTPIPVVHCDDCGRVPVPDEDLPIELPEFVRTTGNPLDAAEEWKQTSCPDCGGLAERETDTMDTFVDSSWYFLRFLSPGLEDAPFDTELADDWLPVDVYVGGEEHAILHLLYTRFFTKALADLGLLEQREPIRELKSQGTVLYDGEKMSSSKGNVVAPQEYGAETTRLFVLSAAHPEQDFEWTANNVRGAYELQQDLYGMASAFVEEGDMRVKRRPHDGYLAREIDRTIVAVTDEYERFRFHRAATEIRELARLLRRYREYERPHGEVYRRGLLTLAALIAPMAPHLGEECWNKLRGEGLVVEADWPTPESDVADYRRERRLVETTLADVRDIVDTAAIDDPEQIDLVVAQDWKYETIRLLRDDIDESIEGADTESLVDRVLEAGLDAEREAVAPFVADLLARGDHTELEEISDAASERSILERSAWLVTDEFDADITVRQATDGDELAEAARPGKPAIHISYESS
- a CDS encoding J domain-containing protein produces the protein MESHYEVLGLSPTADEREVRRAYRTLLKEHHPDQGGSRERFLQIKEAYEALVGERSPADPEVDGDATSRVGDGSTPTASDPTYDPAVVDVDDPGHQALSVDGEQLSLTLAGLVQHVSLERLVDGVPAATDRTVAFFRVRNTGSTTISWDGAANTGFIGDDGFLYQGSNIVSPHADRLPERWSVSAAEIDPGRALDAVVIAQELPADVTVDQVVYTHYAGEDGADADTERYLFELRPLVRERLNRLPYRR
- a CDS encoding DUF420 domain-containing protein — translated: MATADARRRLREQPIGATILLTIVGYTLVLGTFLLDVPIYPDLSLEQVNLLTDLIAVNNAIATVVLAAGWYWIRAGEIAKHRFAMITAFGLILLFLVLYLLKVGGGGTKHFVGPQLVKYVYLIMLAIHILLSIVSVPVVLFALILGLTHTPAELRRTAHARIGRIAAGAWILSLVLGVITNLMLNHIYGYEFAIALAPLL
- a CDS encoding pyridoxamine 5'-phosphate oxidase family protein; translation: MQVRGTLSPTRIIDLLEDATIPIRLACRTPADNLWMCSLWYRLERTEADEPANGETETETDGEWRLRCATAASADIVSFLEADPRVAFEVSTNQPPYAGVRGRGAVSLDPDPEKETLRDLLERYLGDTESELAGKLLDDDREEVTITIEPATVYGWDFAERMADVEATDSS
- a CDS encoding short-chain fatty acid transporter produces the protein MSAPVESEPRGTVIERAGERIADVVERWMPSPFLFAIILSYVVFVVGMVVEGQGPTEMVGFWYDGFWAFLTFAMQMVLIIMTGFVIAYHPRVNDALQWLATFPDNGRQAVVLVGVVSMALAWIHWGLSLVVGAIFAREMGKAAYRRDIDVHYPLLCVAGYMGLGLTWHWGLSGSAPLLLATSGNEFIELGVVDDTVGTSATIFSTYALALTGLSIVFAAIVLYLLSPSPERSRDISAYVSEDELLEAKPETEPTTDESDDLAVDGGSPATDSTGGTDARLPAEKIDNSRLLGGVIALTGVAVVAWQFYSQGLDALDLNVLNFAFLFAGLAIYTRPMAYRDRFGEASEAAAGIILLFPFFAGIQGMMAGSGLAETIATGLLAVSTPETFPIIAWITGAIVNFFVPSGGGEWIVLGPSVLEAAHELGIETGHATMAYAVGDAHTNLANPFWALPLLAITDIRAREMFGYAVAMLLALIPFLTVALYVLPY
- a CDS encoding HalOD1 output domain-containing protein; the protein is MTEGDGDSIDTSCRRSPSRTVIEAVAEAEGIPTEELRPPTYASLHDIVDPEALDSLFAPRSNGTPRSDGEVSFPYCGYHVTVEADGSITLEETDDRTE